From the genome of Vulpes lagopus strain Blue_001 chromosome 2, ASM1834538v1, whole genome shotgun sequence, one region includes:
- the CLN6 gene encoding ceroid-lipofuscinosis neuronal protein 6 — translation MEAAARRRQHPGAAGGAGAQPGASFLQARHSSGKADEAAGTAPFHLDLWFYFTLQNWVLDFGRPIAMLVFPLEWFPLNKPSVGDYFHMAYNIITPFLLLKLIERSPRTLPRSVIYVSIITFVMGASIHLVGDSVNHRLLFSGYQHHLSVRENPIIKNLNPETLIDSFELLYYYDEYLGHCMWYVPFFLILFIYFSGCFTPTKAESSMPGAALLLAMPSGLYYWYLVTEGQIFILFIFTFFAMLALVLHQKRKRLFLDSNGLFLFYSFALTLLLVALWVAWLWNDPVLRKKYPGVIYVPEPWAFYTLHVSSHP, via the exons ATGGAGGCAGCGGCGCGGAGGCGGCAGCATCCGGGAGCGGCGGGCGGTGCGGGCGCGCAGCCGGGCGCCTCCTTCCTGCAGGCCAG GCACAGCTCTGGCAAGGCTGATGAAGCTGCTGGCACAGCTCCCTTCCACCTCGACCTCTGGTTCTACTTCACCCTGCAGAACTGGGTTCTGGACTTTGGCCGCCCCATCGCCATG CTGGTGTTCCCACTCGAATGGTTTCCACTCAACAAGCCCAGCGTAGGGGACTACTTCCACATGGCCTACAACATCATCACGCCCTTCCTGCTGCTCAAG CTCATCGAGCGGTCCCCTCGCACCCTGCCCCGCTCCGTGATCTACGTCAGCATCATCACCTTTGTCATGGGCGCCAGCATCCACCTGGTGGGCGACTCCGTGAACCACCGCCTGCTCTTCAGTGGCTACCAGCACCACCTGTCTGTCCGCGAGAACCCCATCATCAAGAATCTGAACCCCGAGACGCTG ATTGACTCCTTCGAGCTGCTCTACTACTATGACGAGTACCTGGGCCACTGCATGTG GTACGTCCCCTTCTTCCTCATCCTCTTCATATACTTCAGTGGCTGCTTCACTCCCACCAAGGCCGAGAGTTCAATGCCGGGGGCAGCCCTGCTCCTGGCCATGCCCAGTGGCCTCTACTATTG GTACCTGGTCACCGAGGGCCAGATCTTCATCCTCTTCATCTTCACCTTCTTCGCCATGCTGGCTCTTGTCCTGCACCAGAAGCGGAAGCGCCTCTTCCTGGACAGCAACGGCCTCTTCCTCTTCTACTCCTTTGCTCTCACCCTCCTGCTTGTGGCCCTGTGGGTCGCCTGGCTCTGGAACGACCCCGTGCTCAGGAAGAAGTACCCAGGTGTCATCTACGTCCCCGAGCCCTGGGCCTTCTACACCCTCCACGTCAGCAGCCACCCCTGA
- the CALML4 gene encoding calmodulin-like protein 4 — MAKFLSQDQINEYKECFSLYDKEQRGRIKATDLLVVMRCLGASPTPGEVQRHLQSHKIDRDGELDFSTFLTIMHMQIKQEDPKKEILLAMLMADKEKKGYIMASELRSKLMKLGEKLTHKEVDDLFKEANIEPNGKVKYDEFIHKITIPVWDH, encoded by the exons atg gcCAAGTTCCTTTCCCAGGACCAGATTAATG AGTACAAGGAGTGCTTCTCCCTGTACGACAAGGAGCAGCGCGGCAGGATAAAAGCCACTGACCTCCTGGTGGTGATGAGGTGCTTGGGGGCCAGCCCAACGCCAGGGGAGGTGCAGCGCCACCTGCAGAGTCACAAGATCG ACAGAGATGGGGAGCTGGATTTCTCCACTTTCCTGACCATTATGCACATGCAAATAAAACAAGAGGATccaaagaaagaaattctctTGGCCATGTTGATGGCAGACAAGGAGAAGAAAGGCTACATCATGGCATCCGAGCTGCGGTCCAAACTCATGAAACTAGGGGAGAAACTCACCCACAAGGAAG TGGATGATCTTTTCAAGGAAGCAAATATAGAACCAAATGGCAAAGTGAAGTATGATGAATTTATCCACAAGATCACCATTCCTGTGTGGGACCACTGA